GGTGAGGGTATAGGAGGGGATGATGGTTTTCTCAGCTTCCTTGGACCAGCCTGGGACCTCAAGTCTTAGGGCCAAGTACTAGGGAAAGTAACGGAGGGCCAGCCTTGCAGACCCCGGTGTCACCCATGCCTATCCACCTATACCCCTTCTCCCCCTGATGTAAACCTCCAACTTCTTTCAGCCACTGATCAGAGCTCACCTACATCAGTGGATGAAAATAGTTTgagacccccacctcccacccgtAATGTCCCAGAGTTTACCCCCTAAAGAGAGAGTGCTCCTCCAGCTGCATGGAAGCACTGAGCatctccctcactctccctggaCTCAGCCTCCTCCTCTGTATGTAGAGACCCCAAAGGTCCACCCAGCTCAGACAGCCCTTGCTTGAGACCTTGGGGTGGGCTGGAGTTGAGTGGGCCAGGGACTtgaaggaggcctgggagggcaaTGGAGGCGGCCTGGCCCATGTGTGGATCATCTCATCTACAGGATGATCCCCAAGGAGCAGAAGGAGCCAGTGATGGCTGCCGTGGGGGACCAAGCTGGACCAGGTAAGGTGGACCCAGCCTGTGTGCATTCCGCAGACCCCATCCTTTTTTGGTCCCAGATCGCAGTCACTCAGGTCTGCTGGCCCCAGGCCTACGAAAATAGGTGTGAGTTCCAGGCCAGCCCCAAGGGAGTGCCTGTGGAATCTGCCACCTGGGCTAGAAGCTCCCCAAAGCATTGGGAAGGGCGTTGCCCTGCTGTCCTCACATCCAGAAGCTGCAGTTGTGTGCCCTAGACCAAGCCTGGCCCCAGCTAAGTCCTTGCCTCAGTCTCAAATGGAACTCGGCGGGCTCTGATCCCAGATCCAGCCTTAACTGCAGCCCCAAGCTCCCCACACGCTTGTCCTTGCTTGCTGAAACTGCGTCTCACTGAGTCCCCATGGCAAGAGACAGGGGTTGGGGGGAAAGTGGGCAGGTGGCAAGAACAGGCTACCCAGTTGGACTCAAACCATTTCACTTAAAAACCGACTCATGCTAATGCTTAAATCATCTAAAATACACGTTTATCAACTTTACAAGACCTCTCAGAACTCTTGGCATAAGTTTGGAATCTATTTACTTGGCCTACTTTAGAgcatttcaaaaatttaaaaaaagaaaattcaactaAGTCAGGCCTCTCAAACTTTCATGTCAATCACAGTGACATGGTGTTGGTTAAAATGCAAATTGCCAGCATCCACCCCAAGGGTTCTGACTCAGtggacctggggagggggccaTGCATTGCCTTTTAGACCAGCACCTGGGTTATTACGACACAGATGGACAGTGAGCCGAGCTCTGATAAACCCTAGCCTAAGACCACTGCTAGGTTTTGCCTAAGAAGTACTTAAGCATATGTGAGTCATCCTCTTAACCTGTTTTatgtgttcttgcctccttttgtGTGAgtcaagttttttcttttattccatgATTTCATGTGCTGAAACACACAAACTTTGTGAAGTGTTGGTTGGCGCTCTAAGCAGAAGAATAGGGCCATGCATTCTCTCTTCTAAGCAATTAATTTGATCCCAAAATATTGGCACATATCATTTATGCCAGACTGGAAATATGTAAAATGTTGACTATTGCTAGGTTATTACTTAAAGACAattttgaaactaaagaaaaatataaagtaaaaaaacaaaaacaaaactacctCATGGTTTTGCTACCAAAAGACACCCATTGCAGAGTAAGAATAATGAAAATACCATTACTGTGTGCTTACCATGTGTCAGATACTGTGCTAAGAGTTTTGATGCTTTATGTTACATAACCTCCACAACAACTCTGTCAATTAGACATTATTATCACCATTtagcagatgagaaactgaggcccagaggagctAGGTGGTCACACATCCTAGTAGGTGATATAATCGCGATTTCACTCCAGATCTGCTTCTTTACTATATGGTTATACAAATAACACATCTATacatgtaaaagcctaagtgaccggccgaCTGGCTGACCAgccgactggctggtagctatgacacacactgactaccagggggcagatgctcaacgcaggagctgctgagttgaggtgacttggcagctgtggttctcaggtgatgcaccggaaccagagaggaggcagcCCGATTCTGGgctgtgtcacccgagaaccacctctcgcaatctgggaccccttgggggatgtcagggagccagttttggcctgatccccgcaggccaggctgagggatcccactggtgcatacaaccatgcaccaggcctctagtcattttagaaaatattcagATAAAACAGACATGAAGGACTTTGAAAGTGAAAGTTCCTTCTAGTAGAACCATCTGGAGATAGCCAATGTTCTAATATTTGTGTCAATCCTTTTTCTGTTCATATATAAACATGTTTATATAAGTGCAAATACACATGTGTGGGCTAAAGACTGTGTTCTTCAACTTAAATTTCTTTTCACTTAGCAGCATACCACAGACTCCTTTCCATCctcaccacctccccctgcttccctAGCATgtcatatgttatatatatttatgctCATACAAACCTTCAAATGGTGTCATGAAGGCTCGTCTCAGGGTGGAACCCTTAGGAGCAGAGCCTGAGGATTCTTGAGCAAGTGACTTATTGAGGTTGCACTCTCAGGAGAAGGGAAGTGAAGTAGGACAGGGCAGAGGAAATTGCTGAGCAAGGATGTGGGCTCAGCTGTAGCCCAGATTGTCTGACCCTGGGGGTGCCACAGAATTCATCCCATCTTCAGCAAGGACCATGACCCCTTCTGTTCACCTGGGCAGTTCTCTGCAGAAGGTGGCAGTTGTGGGCTGTCAACCACTGATAAAGGGCACCTTGGCAGCATCCACCACAGACTGATCCCAGGTTTTGTAATTTGAAACCTCACTGTAATAAACATTCTTGTACTTATATCTTTGGGCATGTTTATTCCATTTTTCTCCCCAAGAATGAAAGTCAGAATTGCTTAGTCAAATAGCTTTTGGTctgtagctttttttcttttttaaaaaaatattaagctcTGTTCGTCTGGATAATATTTGAGAATATAATGCCAGGAGACTTTttgttatgtatttgttttttatgtttttgtttctttctcttttttttgtatttttaagtgtgcaatacattttcttattttttaaaaaaaataacagtgcaAAACAATTACAATTTCTAGCCCTCCTTCTTCCTATGTCCCATAAGTCATCACTGCTAATATTAGGCATGTTCCTTGCAGATTTTTCAATGCATGTatgaacatatatttatttttttaaatatacaagtGGGACCTTAGAATATAAATTCTTCTGAAATGTGCTTTTTCCCCTTCTAACCTACAGCGGATTTCTTTATGCCCTAACATGTAGAAGGTGCTCTCTCTATATCTGCTGAAAGAATGAAAACAACATCaacctcctttttaaaaaggcTCTGTAGGAGTCCTTTGAGGGAATGAGTCACAGCCCCTGACTGGACTCAGTGCTGCCTGGTGACCACGTCCATCTCCCCGGCCTGTTCACCCACCCATGCTACTCTCAGACAACTTTGGCAACCTCTCTCCTCAACCCTCCAGTGCCTCCTCCCCCATCTTCATTCTCAGTTAATGACCTTCTTATTTCACTGAGAAAAGTGAAGTCACCAGAAAAGAACATCTGCAAGCTGCCCCCTCACAGCTGTTCATTGCTTGGCCTTATGTCCACGTTCTCAGTTTTCCTTCCTGATGTGATAGATGAACTCTCCTTGCCAGTCTGAAGCCAACCCTTCTAGTTGGGCACTggatgccctccctccctctctcttactcaaGGACAGATATTCCTTCAGTAATTCTCCACTCTCTCATTGCACTGTCAAATTTTCCCATCAGCTAACAAACATGCTATTATTTCTCCCTctttagaaacaaacaaataaacaagcaacCCCTCCTGATTGCACAGCTGCCTTCAccatggtctagagcagtggtcgctaaccggtggtccgtgaggtcggaaaggttggcgaccgctggtctagagcacAGCTCCTCAAAGCAGTTGTCTctattttcttccccttccttcttctaACATTTTACCAAGCCAATTTCCAAACACACATAAAAGGAGAGTGCAAATCCCTATGGCCCTCCTTTCATTCCTGGAATCCAAAGCAAATCCCAAAGAGTATGTCATCTCATGCTCTAAATACTTCCGAatgcataaaaattataaaaatgatttcCTTACACACCACAAAGTTATCAGCACACAAAACAAAATTAGCAATACTGTCTAATAGCCAGTCTTAGGCAACTTTCTCTAATCTTCTACTTTGTTATAATGAGGATTCAAATAAGGGCCATGGTTTCTATTTGGTTGCTATGTCCCTTAAATCTCCTTTCATCTAAAACAACCCCCACTTATTTTTCCCATGTCACTCACTCTTTTGAAGAAACCAGGCCAGTTGCCCTGTAGAATGTTCCACGTCCTAGATTTGGCTCATTGCTTCCTCGTGGTGTGGCCCAACGGTTCCTCTGTCCATTTTCTCTTGAACCCTCTCCAATAAGGCTTTGACACCCAATACTTGCCAGCAACTGCTTCTGTGAAGATCACCAATAGTAATGGCACATTATTAAATATCATCGTCAATTTAGCCCTCATCTTACTTGACTCATCAGCAGCATCTGACTCTGTTGATCAGCCCATCTTCCTTGAAATGCTTTAATCATTTGGTTTCCAGGACACCATGCTCTAGATTTCCTCCTGTTTCACTGGGTGCTCCTCCCGGGCTCCAGGGCTGTGTCATTCCTCCGTCTAAATGTTGGAGCCCCAGGCTATAAACTGGCTATTGTCTCAACTATAAGAGGAGAAATGAGTGTGATGTTCTTCATTGAAAACATCACACTTACTTCTCTTcttttgctctaatctttatctCAGGTCAGTTACCTCCCATGAACTCGTCTCTCTCCACATGGATACATACAAGTCTCTTAAACCTTATATGCCCAATTTTGAAGAAATTAGGGGACCTTAAATATGGAATAAGCATTATATAGAACAGAAATTTGCTCACTTGGAAAGGTGGAGATCTTAAACTGAATTCCCAACTCTCCCCACAGTTTCTCCTCCTCCAGACCTTCCACATCTCAGGGAGTGGCCGCTCCAACCTTCCAGTGACTCAGGCCAGAAAGCCTGCGGCCGCCCTCCACTCTACCCTCTCTCTTCCGTATCCCTTACCCAGGGCTTACCTTTAAAGATATCGAGGACCTGGCCATTTCTCACTACCTCCACCGCTGTGGGCAAAGAGCTGCACAGGAAATCCATGGAATAAgtaaatacaaatggccaaaggACATCTGAAAGGATGCTCATTTCACTGTTAGACACATGCAAACTAAACTCTGAGGTGTCATCTCTGCCCACCAGGTGGACAGAGTCCACTGAATGATGGCACTCAGTGTTGGCAAGTGTGGGGAGAAGCCGGCATTCTCATACACCACGGACAGTGCCATGAGGAGATCTCCTTAGAAGTGTCTCTGAGTGGCCTGGCCTCTCCCCGCAGTCCCTTTGCTGGACCTGGGCAAGAAGCTGAGCACGCCCCAGGACTTAATGATGGAGGAGCTATCGCTACGCAACAACCGAGGATCCCTCCTCTTCCAGAAGAGACAGCGCCGTGTGCAGAAATTCACCTTTGAGCTTGCTGCCAGCCAGCGGGAGGTAAGACCCCATTGTGCtcatagggaaactgaggcccagagaggccagtGGTTTGCCTAAAACCAAAGAGCCAGGTGAGGACCTCTGGCACCTGGGCAGTCCCTCAAGCTCCAGCTAGAGACGGCTGTGACATTCCCATCTGACTGACCCCCTGGCCTTGCTGTGTGAGCCTAGAAGTTTTGTCTTCAATGCACATCTCTCTCCCAAGACAAAATATAACATGGAGTGGGCAGGGGGAGCTCAGAGTGAAGGGGCTCCAGCTCCTACCGATAGTGCTGAAAAATAGTCATGTGTGCTGGGCTGAATTTGCAGCAAGCTAAATTTAGATTCGACCTGATCTAAGATGGAAAACACAGAATGCCCCTTTCTCTGCTTCCCACTGGAAGAAGGACAAGACCGCAGACCAGTCAGCTGGTAGAGAAAGGAGGCAAGGATGCTTATCCTCAGGCTTCAAAAAGGCAGCAGGCAGTTTCGGCCACCCTAATGAACGCAGGGGCATCTCATCCGTACTCCACCCAATTTCTGGATGAGACAGGAGGCAACTGAGTTTTATGGCAGCATAATGAAGATAACAAACACTTACCTTTGCTATGTATCTAAGACCCAGGTAGCTAAGAGCTTAAATGTTATCAGCTCATTTTTCACTCAAGAAGTGAGGTTATCATCACCTCCATTTcacagagagggaaactgaggttcagggaggtTATTTGCCCAGGGTTAATATTATAGTAGCAACTATATACAAAGTATCTCTCTGTCCTAGGCACTGGGTTTAGGGCACTGCACAATTCACTCataatccctccctcccccccccaccccgaaacATCTCCAGGAGGTAGGTGCTAGGATTATGTGCCCCTCTTTTTTGTGGAGGGTGATCCCTGGCCCCTTGCCCACCCCTCACTCCCACTCCCAGACGGGTGGCTGGAAGAGCACCTAGGGGACAGTGACTTGGAACAGGAAAACCAGGGAcagtgagtgtggagggagatCCCACAAGAGGGGACGCTGGGTGATGGGGTCTGCAATATCAAGACTATCCATTGCCCAGGTTGCCAACAGCCTGGAGTTGCAGAACTGCCACTCAGAGCTCCACATCTTCCCAGCCGGGGACCCTGAGGATGCCCAGCCTGAAGCTTCCCGGGCGAAGCGCGCCCCTAGCCCCAGCGCCCTGGCCCCAGGTGAGTGGCCCCCCCAATCTGGACCAAAGAGGAAGGGCAGGGTTATGGGCAGGAATCAGAGTGTGGGCACGCTGCTCCACAGTGGGGCAGGAAGAGAGCCCAGAGTGTCTAGCCCACCCCCTTCCCTATCCAAACACACCCCCCTCCATGGGCCTAACCCAAGAGGAGCAGCAACGCACCCCAGATCATAAGCTGAACCTCAACTGGTAATTCCCCTACTCCAATCCTCCTTGTTCCCAGGGATGGGGAAGGTGACCTTTTGAGGGAACAACTTTTGGCATCACCCTCCCTGCCACACCCCATATACACTCCCCTTTCCCACCTTTGGtcttccctcccccaacccctttctGAGGTGGATATGGATGTGGGGGCCCAGGGAGAAAGGAACCCACATGCCCTGCTCACCTCCAGGCTATGCCGAGCCACTCAAGAGCATCCCGCCAGAGAAGTTCAACCACACGGTCATCCCCAAGGGCTACCACTGCCCGTGGCAGGAGTTTGTCAGCTACCGGGACTACCAGAGCAATGGCCGAAGTCacacccccagccctgcacagTATCGAAATTTCAACAAGTAAGGCAGGGTGGGCAGCTTGGGGGAGAGCGGGAGGGTGCACAGGTGCCAATCATAACCACAGCCGTAGCTGAATTTCCTGAGCACTTTCTACATGCCAGGCTGTATCTGAACAcatcataaacatttattgagctcttggcctcagcacatagtaggtcctcaataaatgtACAGGGACTGTGCCACACATCTCATTGGATCCTCCCCACAACAGGGTGAGGCTGGTGCTAGTTTTCCCAATTCTGCCTGTGAAGAGACCTGTTCAGAAATATCAGCAACCTGCCCAAAGTCCCAAAACAAGAACgcgcagggcagggctggggtccaAGTCTgggctgtctgactccagagcttaGTTTCTTGTTGTCCATCACTACTGTGTGCCCCCTCTTTGATGCTCATAGAGGTATGCGTCCTTCCTGGGTGGGACCCCCAGATCTCACCCGTCCTGGATAGCGCAGCCTGTTCCTCATTTTCATCAATGCCTAGGAAGTGGCTTTGAGGCTGCACCAAAGCAGGGAGTAGCAGTGAGACAAATACTGGAGATGAGGGTCACAGAGGAGTGGTTTATACTGTTTATAGCATGGGGCCTCAACGTGGGCTTAAATGCAGATTCCTTACCTGGCTGTGTGACCGTGGgaaagtgacttaacctctctgcgcctccatttccctatctgtaaaatgagactaTTATTGTACCTACTTCataagattgttgtgaggatcacATAAGAAGCCATAGCCAAAGTTTCTGGCAAGCAATAAGCTCTCAATAAACAAGAgctgctattattatcattattatttacagGTTGAAATGATAGTTGGAAAAGCTAATGGGGAATAAAAGGATATATTTAACATTCTGCCCTGAGGGCTCAGAAACAAATCATAGGGATCAAGACAGGAGCTTGGCACTGGAGGAAGACCTTGGGCTGGGGATAGATTTCAATTGCAATTGGCTTCCTCAGACTGATGCTATTTCTGAAAAATGCTCCTCTGGCGTGGACCACAGTAAGTGTGAAAGTGGAGGGTCCGTGGAGAGGAGGCCACAGTCCAGCTCTTCTGGCATCTGCTCAGACCACACGGGGAGACTATGTCTGTCTCACAAAAATTGATGGGTGGCGCCAGGGCCTGGAGACCAGGCCCCCTGAGGAAGAGCTGAAGGAACTGGGGGTGATGAGCTTTGAGAGGAGACTGCTGAGGCGGCATGTGACTGCCCTCAAAGTCAGGGAGGGCCTTGATGGAAAGAATTAAACCCAACGGGTGTTGTGTGAGCCAGGAGCCATTGGCAGATGTTCTGGGGTCTCtcgccagccaggcctgtgctctctcacctCCTGGGGCCATCAGACCCTGCCTGCCCAGCTATTTAAAACCCTTAGCAGACATTCAGTCCTGACAGCCAGCTTCCAGGCTGGCCAGCTCAGGTTGCAGCCCCATCCATCTAAACCTCAGGTATGACAGACAggcacattctcaccagcagaaGGGTCTTAGGGAGCCCTGAACCTAGATCCTTCTGGGGCAGAAGGGCCAACTGAGGCAGACTGAGGAGGAACAGCAGTGTTGGTGGCCAAGCTGTGCTCAGGAGCCAGGTCTCTGGGCTCCTAGTCAAGGGTCCAATTGTGAGGCTTGCATTGGCTTGGAAACATCCCAGCCTGTCCCTAGGGGGCCTGGCGGTTGCTGCCACAGCTGGGGTAGTCCAAGCAGAAACCCTGTCTCGGCTggaacccaggccctggcccaagTTTTGCCTTTCCACCCCAGGGGCAAGCACTCTCCTCTTCCCATTGGGCCCAGCTTGTGGAGAAAACAGCACATGatcaatgctttttatttctcttaaaattaaagAATAGTTTTAAAGTCACATACTTACATTCTCCTAAAAACAAACTAACTATGCAACTACAAAAGAAGGGTTCCTTTGTCCTCAATCCCAGTTTCCTTTCCAAAGGTAACACTGTTGTCAGGTTGGTGTGTAAGTTTTCAGAACATTTTCTAAGAGCAGCCACATACCTATAGGGGATATAGCATTGttttgtgtgtatacatgtgttttAATACTTTGCATCTTTTTGTAACTTgcttgcttttttcactcaacatgACGCTTTTAAAATCTACCCTACTTTATATTGATCTTTTCATTCCTTTTGAGCTAttgtataatattccatcatGTGACTACACTACTTCTGTTGTGTCCGTTCCTCTGCCAATGGACCTGGGTTGTTTCTGGCTTGTCACTAACCCCTGCTCGTATCTGCTT
The sequence above is a segment of the Myotis daubentonii chromosome 5, mMyoDau2.1, whole genome shotgun sequence genome. Coding sequences within it:
- the MYOZ3 gene encoding myozenin-3 — protein: MIPKEQKEPVMAAVGDQAGPVPLLDLGKKLSTPQDLMMEELSLRNNRGSLLFQKRQRRVQKFTFELAASQREVANSLELQNCHSELHIFPAGDPEDAQPEASRAKRAPSPSALAPGYAEPLKSIPPEKFNHTVIPKGYHCPWQEFVSYRDYQSNGRSHTPSPAQYRNFNKTPVPFGGPLVGETTSRTGTPFLPELTSGLELLRLRPNFNRVAQGWVRNLPESEDL